One window from the genome of Enterococcus haemoperoxidus ATCC BAA-382 encodes:
- a CDS encoding LapA family protein, producing the protein MKNQWRVVIGLVLVLIVVVFAVLNNQTVPVSFGFAKISGPLILIILGSAIVGALIGLLTSTTTMWKQKKQVKELQKDIDVYKNDADKLAQEEVEKVKRSYENQLAELQAKYDAVAAQTPITPLADTESVGSRVDHFTKPRSNEEEI; encoded by the coding sequence ATGAAAAATCAGTGGCGTGTGGTTATTGGTCTTGTTTTGGTACTAATCGTTGTTGTTTTTGCAGTTTTAAACAATCAAACAGTGCCTGTCAGTTTCGGTTTTGCAAAAATTTCTGGTCCCTTGATTCTTATCATTTTAGGATCTGCAATTGTTGGTGCATTGATCGGTCTGCTGACTTCAACAACTACAATGTGGAAACAAAAAAAACAAGTGAAAGAATTACAGAAGGATATCGACGTTTATAAAAATGATGCAGATAAATTAGCACAAGAAGAAGTTGAAAAAGTAAAACGATCCTATGAAAATCAGTTAGCTGAATTACAAGCTAAATACGATGCAGTAGCAGCTCAAACACCTATCACACCTCTAGCAGATACTGAATCTGTTGGTAGTCGTGTCGATCACTTTACGAAACCAAGAAGCAATGAAGAAGAAATATAA
- the recJ gene encoding single-stranded-DNA-specific exonuclease RecJ yields the protein MKKAKYTWQLREKTELPEEFSTILTNEQINPLLGQILWHRGIQSKEALEIFLRPTVENLYDPFLMHDMEKTVARIQDAVTQGEKILVYGDYDADGITSTTVMKEAIELIGGEVEYFLPNRFIHGYGPNLTVFKEQIENGVQLIITVDNGVAGHEAINYATEQGIDVIVTDHHELPPELPNAFSLIHPKHPQGHYPFGELAGVGVAFKVATALLGELPVEFLDLVAIGTIADLVSLTDENRVLVKMGLEMIQNGERIGLDILIHLAELKKETISEENIGFTIAPRLNALGRLGDATPGVELMTTFDEEEAERIATYINSQNDERKEIVAKITKEAFELIDPTDPIHIVAKKGWHEGVLGIVAGRIMQDTGKPTIVLTIDENNEYAKGSGRSVSALNLFDSLSEIREEFTHFGGHHMAAGMTLPVDHINKVKQHLMQYLETNQIDLSQGQELLIDESLKVEEATIPFIQQLKILAPLGTDNPVPNFLFEDVAVEQSRQIGADKSHLKFQIGQGGAKLDAIAFQMGNQVDEFGQGTTNITGQLSINEWNGNKKPQLMVSDFSVDGVQLFDLRGKNARQKEIPEANTLYVYFNADSKKIIDNQSSHQHFFNSVAETVQTIEETNSQQLVFVDCPDDIDLLKQITQAGKIERVYIMAISQEEAYLNGTGSREQYAQLYKFVRQQEQVDVRYKLNVVAQHLKIQEKLLIFMIQVFFDLGFVTIENGVLRKVESPENHPLTESKVYQTRLKRIKTEEFLLYSDRETLQQWLWNEEEV from the coding sequence GTGAAAAAAGCAAAATATACATGGCAATTACGGGAAAAAACAGAATTGCCAGAAGAATTTTCAACTATACTAACAAATGAACAGATCAATCCTTTACTGGGCCAAATTTTATGGCACCGTGGCATACAGTCCAAAGAAGCGTTAGAAATATTTCTACGCCCTACAGTAGAGAATCTTTATGATCCCTTTTTAATGCATGATATGGAAAAAACCGTAGCAAGAATTCAAGACGCTGTAACACAAGGTGAAAAAATCTTAGTTTACGGGGATTATGATGCAGATGGCATTACAAGTACCACAGTTATGAAAGAAGCAATCGAGCTAATTGGAGGGGAAGTAGAGTACTTCTTGCCTAACCGATTCATTCACGGTTATGGACCGAATTTAACTGTATTTAAAGAACAAATCGAAAATGGTGTTCAGTTGATCATTACGGTTGATAATGGCGTGGCTGGACACGAAGCCATCAATTATGCAACGGAGCAAGGAATCGACGTGATTGTTACAGATCACCATGAACTACCACCAGAATTGCCAAATGCGTTTTCGCTCATCCATCCGAAACATCCACAAGGTCACTATCCTTTTGGTGAATTAGCTGGAGTAGGAGTTGCTTTTAAAGTTGCTACAGCTTTATTAGGAGAATTACCTGTTGAATTTCTTGATTTAGTTGCGATAGGTACAATTGCAGATTTAGTTTCATTAACAGATGAAAATCGAGTTCTTGTCAAAATGGGATTAGAGATGATTCAAAACGGTGAAAGAATTGGCTTAGATATTTTGATTCACCTAGCTGAACTTAAAAAAGAGACCATTAGTGAAGAAAATATTGGCTTTACAATTGCGCCGAGATTGAACGCATTAGGTAGATTAGGTGATGCAACGCCAGGTGTGGAATTGATGACAACCTTTGATGAAGAAGAAGCAGAACGAATCGCAACATACATCAATAGTCAAAATGATGAGCGTAAAGAAATCGTTGCTAAGATAACTAAAGAAGCGTTTGAACTTATTGATCCGACTGATCCAATTCATATCGTTGCAAAAAAAGGTTGGCATGAGGGCGTTCTTGGTATTGTTGCTGGTAGAATCATGCAGGATACAGGGAAACCGACAATTGTCCTTACAATTGATGAAAACAACGAATATGCTAAAGGTTCCGGTCGTAGCGTCTCAGCTTTGAATTTGTTTGATTCATTAAGTGAAATTCGGGAAGAATTTACACATTTTGGTGGTCATCATATGGCTGCGGGGATGACGCTACCTGTGGATCATATCAATAAAGTAAAACAACATCTAATGCAATATCTAGAAACAAATCAAATTGATTTGTCTCAAGGACAAGAACTATTGATTGATGAATCATTGAAAGTTGAAGAAGCAACAATTCCATTTATTCAACAATTAAAAATTCTTGCTCCCTTAGGAACAGACAATCCCGTACCGAATTTCTTATTTGAAGATGTTGCAGTTGAGCAAAGCCGTCAAATTGGAGCTGACAAAAGTCATCTTAAATTTCAAATAGGCCAAGGTGGCGCTAAATTAGATGCAATTGCTTTTCAAATGGGCAATCAAGTCGATGAATTTGGGCAAGGAACAACGAATATCACAGGGCAATTGTCGATCAATGAGTGGAACGGAAACAAAAAACCGCAACTGATGGTCAGCGATTTTTCAGTAGACGGCGTTCAATTGTTTGATCTACGAGGAAAAAATGCTCGACAAAAAGAAATACCTGAAGCAAATACACTTTATGTTTATTTTAATGCAGATAGCAAAAAAATAATTGATAACCAATCCAGTCACCAACATTTTTTCAACTCTGTTGCTGAAACAGTACAGACAATCGAAGAAACGAACAGTCAACAACTCGTTTTTGTTGATTGTCCAGACGATATCGATTTATTGAAACAAATCACCCAAGCTGGAAAAATAGAACGTGTCTATATAATGGCGATTTCTCAAGAAGAAGCCTATTTAAATGGAACTGGGTCAAGAGAACAATATGCACAGCTGTATAAATTTGTGAGACAACAGGAGCAAGTAGATGTTCGCTATAAACTAAATGTTGTCGCTCAACATCTAAAAATACAAGAAAAGCTATTAATTTTTATGATTCAGGTGTTTTTTGACCTAGGATTTGTTACAATAGAAAACGGTGTTTTAAGAAAAGTTGAGAGTCCTGAAAATCATCCGTTGACGGAAAGTAAGGTCTATCAAACTCGCTTAAAAAGAATCAAAACAGAAGAGTTTTTGTTATACAGCGATCGTGAGACATTACAACAATGGCTGTGGAATGAGGAGGAAGTATAA
- the rnz gene encoding ribonuclease Z → MELQFLGTGAGVPAKHRNVSSIALKLLDERNAVWLFDCGEGTQLQILKSNIRPRKIEKIFITHLHGDHIFGLPGLLSSRSFQGGNEKLEIYGPVGIAEFVRTALKVSQTRLSYELKFIEIKEGVVFSDKQFTVTCKPLDHGIASFGYRIVEADHEGELQVDKLAALHIPSGPIYGKIKQGKSVELPDGRVINGKDFVGEKKSGRIVTILGDTRKTPNSVLLAENADILVHESTFNKDEEKMAKAYYHSTSHQAAQVALKAQVEKLILTHISARYLTGDIIQLENEAKELFSNTKIVKDMEIVAVPFKAE, encoded by the coding sequence ATGGAATTACAATTTTTAGGTACAGGTGCTGGAGTTCCAGCAAAACATCGCAACGTAAGTAGTATCGCTTTAAAATTATTAGACGAAAGAAATGCAGTGTGGTTATTTGATTGCGGTGAAGGGACACAACTGCAAATTTTAAAAAGTAATATTCGCCCAAGAAAAATCGAGAAAATTTTCATTACTCATTTACATGGAGATCACATTTTTGGATTGCCTGGTTTACTAAGCAGTCGCTCGTTCCAAGGTGGAAATGAAAAATTAGAAATTTATGGACCAGTTGGTATTGCAGAATTTGTTCGGACAGCCTTGAAAGTTTCACAAACGCGTCTTTCCTATGAATTAAAGTTCATTGAAATCAAAGAAGGCGTTGTATTTTCCGATAAACAATTTACTGTGACTTGCAAGCCATTAGATCATGGAATTGCTAGCTTTGGCTATCGTATTGTAGAAGCGGATCATGAAGGAGAATTGCAAGTAGATAAATTAGCTGCTCTACACATCCCATCCGGCCCAATCTACGGCAAAATCAAGCAGGGAAAATCTGTTGAATTACCAGATGGACGAGTAATCAACGGGAAAGACTTTGTTGGTGAAAAAAAATCTGGTAGAATCGTAACCATCCTTGGAGATACAAGAAAAACGCCAAATAGTGTATTACTTGCTGAAAATGCGGATATCTTAGTTCATGAGAGCACATTCAATAAAGATGAAGAAAAAATGGCTAAAGCCTATTATCATTCCACAAGTCATCAGGCAGCACAAGTGGCGTTAAAAGCACAAGTGGAAAAACTAATATTGACACATATCAGCGCTCGTTATTTAACTGGCGATATTATCCAATTAGAAAATGAGGCCAAAGAGCTCTTTTCTAATACAAAAATCGTGAAAGATATGGAAATCGTAGCAGTTCCATTTAAAGCTGAGTAA
- the trhA gene encoding PAQR family membrane homeostasis protein TrhA — MEKVKFSRKYMILNEVLNAVTHGIGVGLSIAGLVFLLVKGVRLGSAVHIVSYAIYGSTLILLFLASTLFHSLIFTRAKKVFQVFDHSSIFLLIAGSYTPFCLLSIKGWLGWLLFVLIWVMAISGVVYKSLTLHKQETVKNVSTVIYIIMGWLCITAAKPLYDSLGPIGIGLLVAGGVSYTLGASFYSLKSVRFMHVVWHLFVMLGAGFMFFSILLYT; from the coding sequence TTGGAAAAAGTAAAATTCTCCAGAAAATATATGATTTTAAATGAAGTTCTTAATGCAGTAACTCATGGGATTGGGGTTGGATTAAGTATTGCAGGATTAGTGTTTTTACTCGTTAAAGGTGTACGTTTGGGCTCAGCTGTTCATATTGTTTCCTATGCTATATACGGTTCAACTCTTATTCTCTTATTTTTAGCTTCGACCTTATTTCATAGTTTAATTTTTACTAGGGCGAAGAAAGTTTTCCAAGTCTTTGATCATAGTTCGATTTTCTTATTGATTGCTGGAAGCTATACTCCGTTTTGTTTACTAAGTATCAAAGGCTGGCTGGGCTGGTTATTGTTTGTGCTTATCTGGGTGATGGCAATCAGTGGTGTTGTATATAAATCCTTAACACTACATAAGCAAGAAACGGTTAAAAATGTGTCTACAGTTATTTATATTATTATGGGGTGGCTTTGTATTACTGCTGCAAAACCTTTATACGATTCATTAGGTCCAATAGGTATTGGGTTGTTAGTTGCTGGAGGTGTTTCTTATACATTAGGAGCATCATTTTATAGCTTGAAGAGTGTTCGCTTTATGCATGTGGTTTGGCATTTGTTCGTTATGCTAGGAGCAGGATTTATGTTCTTTTCAATTTTACTTTATACTTAA
- a CDS encoding sensor histidine kinase: MNKQLSKKQRYNYFLVNLLSFASIFLLLGLIVFQLVQTSIYQTVDHDLQRLADDQKFLQHQLMKTERLQGNSPQLGKLETPPPNNFQQQVILWSKDGKILNEAELGSRFYDFQNLKLSTENLRTISSVQTKDSNNRSLQFRSITLPVENQDKVAYIQLLVNTDPIKGTVERFKQILIICMVIFGLLSIALSYFLSKWFMKPILISWKKQQEFVENASHELRTPLTIIQAKLEKLFTKPNHTILEESETIALSLDEVQRLSHLTSDLLLLARSDSNSLTLEKESTKINGFLNTVLLPYQELALAEDKEFIIDLGEDHQLFFDKKRIHQLMIILLDNALKYTAPGEKITVFSSIKNNEWLIKISDTGIGIVEDKKSAVFERFYRGEESRNRKTGGYGIGLAIAKWIVEEHRGKIELTDNTPKGTTVIVRFPVK; the protein is encoded by the coding sequence ATGAATAAACAACTAAGTAAAAAACAAAGATACAATTATTTTTTGGTAAACTTACTTTCATTTGCAAGTATTTTTCTACTCCTAGGTTTAATCGTTTTTCAGTTAGTCCAAACATCCATTTACCAAACAGTGGATCATGATTTACAACGACTTGCTGACGATCAAAAATTTTTACAACATCAACTGATGAAGACAGAGCGGTTACAAGGGAATTCACCTCAATTAGGAAAACTCGAAACACCACCGCCCAACAATTTTCAACAACAAGTGATTCTTTGGTCGAAAGATGGGAAAATACTGAATGAAGCTGAGTTAGGTTCTCGATTTTATGATTTTCAAAATTTAAAATTATCAACAGAGAATTTGCGCACGATTAGTAGTGTTCAAACTAAAGATAGTAATAATCGTTCTTTGCAATTTCGTTCGATCACCTTGCCCGTTGAAAATCAGGATAAGGTTGCTTACATCCAGCTCTTAGTGAATACCGATCCAATCAAAGGAACCGTTGAACGTTTTAAACAAATACTGATCATCTGTATGGTTATTTTTGGTTTGTTATCGATTGCTCTAAGTTACTTTCTTTCCAAATGGTTTATGAAACCTATTTTGATTTCTTGGAAAAAGCAGCAAGAATTTGTCGAAAATGCTTCTCATGAGCTAAGAACACCTTTAACAATCATCCAAGCAAAATTAGAAAAACTATTTACTAAACCAAACCATACGATTTTAGAAGAATCTGAAACGATTGCATTATCACTAGATGAAGTTCAACGTCTAAGCCATTTGACTAGCGATTTGCTCTTGCTGGCTCGCTCCGATTCCAATTCGTTAACCTTAGAAAAGGAGTCTACGAAAATCAATGGCTTTTTGAATACAGTTCTGCTACCTTATCAAGAATTAGCTCTAGCTGAAGATAAAGAGTTTATTATCGATTTAGGTGAAGACCACCAACTATTTTTCGATAAAAAAAGGATTCATCAGTTAATGATCATTTTATTGGATAACGCATTGAAATATACTGCACCTGGTGAGAAAATAACTGTTTTTTCAAGTATTAAAAACAACGAATGGCTAATTAAAATCAGTGATACTGGCATTGGAATCGTAGAAGATAAAAAATCAGCTGTCTTTGAACGCTTCTATCGCGGAGAGGAATCTCGTAATCGTAAAACGGGTGGCTATGGAATCGGCCTTGCTATTGCTAAATGGATCGTAGAGGAACATCGAGGAAAGATCGAGCTAACAGATAACACACCAAAAGGAACTACTGTAATAGTACGTTTTCCTGTAAAATAA
- a CDS encoding DUF4956 domain-containing protein: MLSSLLVESSVDLSFKQLLVCIVASVLLGLLVACVHMYRNVYSKNFVITLAVLPVLVQLVIMLVNGNLGTGVAVLGAFSLIRFRSVAGGAREITSIFWSMGIGLATGMGYVSYIALFSMIIALFLLLLNTIHFGEKQKVAEREVKITIPEDLDYPGLFDDLFQQYTYSANLDSVKTTNMGSLYELRYRITLKDSQMEKELMDAMRVRNGNLTIILGKVSTNREEL, translated from the coding sequence ATGTTATCTAGTTTATTAGTAGAAAGTTCAGTGGATTTGTCATTCAAACAACTTTTAGTTTGTATTGTTGCTTCAGTTTTATTAGGTCTTTTAGTCGCCTGTGTTCATATGTATAGAAATGTTTATAGTAAAAATTTTGTGATTACTTTAGCTGTTTTACCTGTCCTAGTTCAATTGGTGATTATGTTAGTTAATGGCAATTTAGGAACTGGTGTCGCTGTTTTAGGCGCGTTTAGCTTAATCAGGTTTCGTTCGGTAGCAGGCGGTGCTAGAGAAATTACCAGTATCTTTTGGTCGATGGGGATTGGTCTTGCTACAGGAATGGGCTATGTCAGTTATATTGCTTTGTTTTCTATGATTATTGCGCTGTTTTTACTACTTTTAAATACGATTCATTTTGGTGAAAAGCAAAAAGTTGCAGAACGGGAAGTGAAAATCACGATTCCAGAAGATTTAGATTATCCAGGATTATTTGATGATTTATTTCAGCAGTACACATACTCCGCCAATTTAGATTCAGTGAAAACGACCAATATGGGCAGTTTGTACGAACTACGTTATCGAATCACTCTAAAAGATAGTCAAATGGAAAAAGAACTAATGGATGCTATGCGAGTAAGAAATGGAAACTTAACAATTATTTTAGGGAAAGTTTCAACGAATAGAGAAGAATTGTAG
- a CDS encoding SDR family NAD(P)-dependent oxidoreductase encodes MYNGQDLTNKVVVVTGGSAGLGEQICYEAAKKGAIVVVCARRINLIGKVKENCEELSGKSAFSFQLDISDPNNVENVFEKIEAEVGPIDILVNNAGFGIFENFIDIDLAVARNMFEVNVLGMMVFTQKAAIQMAERGTGHIINIASMAGKMATAKSTVYSATKFAVLGFSNALRLELKPLGISVTTVNPGPIQTEFFDKADPSGDYLASVDLFVLEPNKLAKEIVNAMGTCKREINRPRVMEGAYRLYTLFPHIGDLLAGGILNKK; translated from the coding sequence ATGTATAATGGACAAGATTTAACAAATAAAGTGGTTGTTGTAACGGGTGGTTCCGCAGGTTTAGGGGAACAAATTTGTTATGAAGCAGCGAAGAAAGGTGCAATCGTAGTTGTATGCGCCAGAAGAATTAATTTGATTGGTAAAGTAAAGGAAAACTGTGAAGAGCTTAGCGGAAAATCAGCATTTTCTTTCCAATTAGATATTTCAGATCCAAACAATGTAGAGAATGTTTTTGAAAAAATTGAAGCAGAAGTGGGCCCTATAGACATATTAGTCAACAATGCTGGTTTTGGAATTTTTGAAAACTTTATAGATATTGATTTAGCTGTTGCTAGAAATATGTTTGAAGTAAATGTTTTAGGTATGATGGTCTTCACTCAAAAAGCTGCGATTCAGATGGCTGAAAGAGGGACTGGACATATTATTAATATCGCTTCTATGGCTGGAAAAATGGCCACTGCAAAATCAACTGTTTATTCTGCAACTAAATTTGCTGTTTTGGGTTTTTCAAACGCATTGCGTTTAGAATTAAAACCATTAGGCATTTCTGTAACAACGGTTAATCCTGGACCGATTCAAACAGAATTTTTTGATAAGGCTGATCCTTCAGGTGACTACTTGGCTTCTGTCGATTTATTTGTTTTAGAGCCTAATAAATTAGCGAAAGAAATCGTAAACGCTATGGGAACATGCAAACGAGAAATCAATCGTCCTAGGGTGATGGAAGGAGCCTATCGTCTATATACCTTATTCCCGCATATAGGTGATTTATTAGCCGGTGGTATATTAAACAAGAAATAA
- a CDS encoding carbohydrate-binding domain-containing protein, with the protein MKKKKFGVAVLTILLILFTGCAKQATSTTTATSKSKEQVVTVHDAQKTAENKYGAYDEEDYDESYDEKTATKIDLNDSGSKIDGSGASEKDNILSITAGGTYIVSGNYKGQIKISANEETVHLVLNNVSISNDSSSAIYIEQAKKVITTLAEGSKNNLSDGNDYTFASADETEPDATFFSKDDLTINGRGTLVVNGNYSNGIRSKDDLVITNGTLNVTAKNNAIKGKDSISIASGTFSLKTTEGDGIQANNSTDVDKGWIAIDGGTFTIQSGKDGIQAETNLSIAKSDIKIQTANGYDDQSIDTTASYKGLKASGNIIVDDGTVDLNTADDAIHSNAAVTINNGTFTLASGDDGIHADTDLLINNGKVTVNHSYEGLEGATVTINDGDISVKASDDGINAAGGSSGEEGQEGQFGADSFGEPGAGQHGDAADSTKFIEINGGTTYVNADGDGIDSNGDIRMTAGTLIVNGPTDNGNAALDYDGTFTIEGGVFAASGSSGMAMSASETSSQAALSLYFNDTQKSGTLVNLKNATGDSILSFAPEKDFSHIAISSPDLKVGETITLSTGGKDSGTMKDGLYSNSSYSNGTELAKISINDILTSVDQSGAEVSGNQMGRGTGGQPPR; encoded by the coding sequence ATGAAAAAAAAGAAATTTGGTGTCGCCGTTTTAACGATTTTACTCATTCTATTTACTGGATGTGCAAAACAAGCAACGAGTACAACTACAGCAACTTCGAAAAGTAAAGAACAAGTTGTTACGGTTCATGACGCACAAAAAACAGCTGAAAATAAATATGGCGCTTATGACGAAGAAGATTATGACGAAAGTTACGATGAAAAAACAGCGACAAAGATTGATTTAAACGACTCTGGAAGTAAAATAGATGGATCAGGTGCTTCTGAAAAAGATAATATATTATCGATCACGGCCGGCGGGACTTATATTGTTTCAGGAAATTACAAAGGCCAAATCAAAATCAGTGCGAATGAAGAAACCGTCCATTTGGTACTAAACAATGTCTCGATATCTAATGACTCATCTTCAGCGATCTACATTGAGCAAGCAAAAAAAGTGATCACGACTTTAGCAGAAGGTTCAAAAAATAACCTTTCAGATGGGAATGATTATACTTTTGCTTCTGCTGATGAAACTGAGCCAGATGCTACTTTCTTTAGTAAAGATGACCTAACAATCAATGGCCGTGGAACTTTAGTAGTTAACGGAAATTACAGTAATGGAATTCGCAGTAAAGATGATTTAGTTATCACCAATGGTACGCTTAATGTTACCGCTAAAAATAACGCAATCAAAGGCAAAGACTCAATATCAATTGCAAGTGGGACCTTCTCTTTAAAAACAACAGAAGGAGATGGAATTCAAGCCAATAATAGTACAGATGTAGATAAAGGCTGGATTGCGATAGATGGTGGAACATTCACAATTCAATCAGGTAAAGATGGGATACAAGCGGAAACAAATTTGTCTATTGCCAAATCTGATATAAAGATACAAACAGCAAATGGTTATGACGATCAATCAATTGATACAACTGCTAGTTACAAAGGATTGAAAGCTTCAGGGAATATTATTGTAGATGATGGAACAGTTGATTTAAACACAGCGGATGATGCAATACACTCAAATGCAGCAGTTACAATCAACAATGGTACTTTCACATTGGCAAGCGGTGATGATGGAATCCATGCAGATACTGATTTGCTGATCAATAATGGGAAGGTGACGGTTAATCATTCTTACGAAGGCTTAGAAGGCGCCACAGTGACAATCAATGATGGTGATATTTCTGTCAAGGCATCCGATGATGGCATTAATGCAGCAGGTGGTAGTTCTGGTGAAGAAGGACAAGAAGGACAATTCGGTGCTGACTCATTTGGTGAACCAGGAGCTGGACAACATGGAGACGCTGCAGATAGCACTAAATTCATAGAAATAAATGGCGGAACAACTTATGTAAATGCTGATGGGGATGGAATCGATAGCAACGGTGATATTCGAATGACTGCAGGTACACTAATCGTAAACGGCCCAACTGATAACGGGAATGCTGCACTTGATTATGATGGGACATTTACAATCGAAGGTGGTGTATTTGCTGCAAGTGGTAGTTCTGGGATGGCAATGAGCGCCAGTGAAACTTCCTCTCAAGCCGCGTTGAGTCTTTACTTTAACGATACTCAAAAATCAGGAACTTTAGTCAATTTGAAGAATGCAACAGGAGATAGCATCCTCTCATTTGCACCAGAAAAAGATTTTTCTCATATAGCGATTAGCTCACCAGATCTAAAAGTGGGTGAAACGATAACCTTATCTACAGGCGGTAAAGATTCTGGAACGATGAAAGATGGTTTATACAGCAATAGCAGTTATTCAAACGGAACAGAGCTGGCAAAAATTTCGATCAATGATATACTAACGTCCGTTGATCAATCTGGTGCAGAAGTTTCTGGTAATCAAATGGGCAGAGGAACTGGCGGTCAACCGCCAAGATAG
- a CDS encoding adenine phosphoribosyltransferase has translation MDLKDYIASIPDYPEKGVIFRDISPLMANGEAYREATKQIVDYAKEKRIDMVVGPEARGFIVGCPVAYELGVGFAPVRKKGKLPRETIEVTYDLEYGSDTLTLHKDAITPGQRVLICDDLLATGGTIKATIELIESLGGIVVGCAFLIELMDLHGRDKITGYEIVTLMEY, from the coding sequence ATGGATTTAAAAGATTATATTGCTAGTATTCCAGATTATCCAGAAAAAGGTGTTATCTTTAGAGATATCTCACCATTGATGGCAAATGGCGAGGCGTATCGTGAAGCAACAAAACAAATCGTTGATTACGCAAAAGAAAAACGAATCGATATGGTGGTAGGACCAGAAGCACGCGGTTTTATCGTAGGATGTCCAGTTGCGTATGAGCTAGGTGTTGGTTTTGCTCCTGTTCGTAAAAAAGGAAAGTTACCTCGTGAAACTATTGAAGTAACTTATGATTTAGAATATGGTTCAGATACATTAACACTTCATAAAGATGCGATCACTCCTGGACAAAGAGTACTGATTTGTGATGATCTATTGGCAACCGGTGGTACAATCAAAGCGACGATCGAATTGATTGAATCCCTAGGTGGAATTGTTGTCGGCTGTGCATTTTTGATTGAATTGATGGATTTACATGGACGTGATAAAATTACTGGTTATGAAATCGTTACATTAATGGAATATTAA
- a CDS encoding response regulator transcription factor has protein sequence MLKLLLVEDDEILSDSILEILSELGEIIQVYDGEEALYEGERGIYDLIVLDLMLPSMSGEQVLTALRAKNIYTSVLILTAKDGLQDKVNGFKNGGDDYLTKPFHREELLLRVQALARRSLGMNGKNELVINELRLDLDNRQASFKENELTLQGKEFDLLHFLMQNKGRIITKDQLFDRIWGFQSDTTLTVVEVYMSNLRKNLKPFGLHRWIKTLRNVGYLFEVPEEMEHE, from the coding sequence ATGTTAAAATTACTATTAGTGGAAGACGATGAAATCCTATCAGACAGTATTTTAGAGATTTTATCAGAACTTGGTGAAATCATTCAAGTGTATGATGGCGAAGAAGCATTGTATGAAGGCGAGCGGGGAATCTATGATTTAATCGTTCTGGATTTGATGTTGCCGTCGATGTCTGGTGAGCAAGTTTTAACAGCTTTAAGGGCGAAAAATATTTATACATCTGTTTTGATTCTAACAGCCAAAGATGGGCTACAAGATAAAGTAAATGGGTTTAAGAATGGCGGCGATGATTATCTGACTAAACCATTTCATCGAGAAGAATTATTACTACGTGTTCAAGCACTTGCTCGTCGTTCTTTAGGGATGAATGGTAAAAATGAGTTAGTCATTAATGAATTGCGATTAGATCTGGATAATCGGCAAGCTAGTTTTAAAGAAAACGAACTTACGCTTCAAGGAAAAGAATTTGATTTATTACATTTTTTGATGCAAAACAAGGGACGAATCATTACCAAAGATCAATTGTTCGATCGTATTTGGGGATTTCAATCAGACACGACGTTAACAGTCGTCGAAGTTTATATGAGCAATCTTAGGAAGAATTTAAAACCTTTTGGGCTTCATCGCTGGATCAAAACGCTGCGTAATGTTGGCTATCTTTTTGAAGTACCAGAGGAGATGGAGCATGAATAA